A section of the Oreochromis niloticus isolate F11D_XX linkage group LG9, O_niloticus_UMD_NMBU, whole genome shotgun sequence genome encodes:
- the LOC109197606 gene encoding NACHT, LRR and PYD domains-containing protein 1a-like isoform X2, with protein sequence MASPSGSMLRKAREDPNLNFHKPSEISNSVKGSQNLPSKKKKMKKDLTQAASSPDMKPKSSFEKFIPIVTDDETYLLQCSCAGLYQCSVTGLVFVMKGEGDVVYRTVPWNRRLLAQHHKKPAGPLFDIKCQQQSVCQLHLPHCELISTGGEMTLLPLTQSKL encoded by the exons ATGGCGTCGCCTTCTGGCTCGATGCTCCGAAAGGCGCGGGAGGATCCAAATCTAA ATTTCCATAAGCCGAGTGAAATATCCAACTCTGTGAAAGGCTCTCAGAACTTgccatcaaagaaaaaaaaaatgaagaaggaTTTAACACAAGCAGCAAGTTCACCTGACATGAAGCCAAAAAGCAGCTTTGAAAAGTTTATACCTATTGTCACTGATGATGAAACCTACCTGTTGCAGTGCTCCTGTGCAGGTCTGTACCAGTGCAGTGTGACCGGCCTGGTGTTTGTCATGAAGGGAGAAGGAGACGTGGTTTACAGGACTGTCCCTTGGAACAGGAGGCTGCTGGCACAACACCACAAGAAGCCTGCAGGACCCCTGTTTGACATCAAATGTCAGCAGCAGTCTGTGTGTCAGCTTCATCTCCCACACTGTGAGCTCATCTCCACAGGTGGAG AGATGACACTTCTCCCCCTGACCCAGTCCAAGCTTTGA